A region of Insulibacter thermoxylanivorax DNA encodes the following proteins:
- a CDS encoding response regulator transcription factor translates to MGDGRIEAQKKILIVDDEHEIRTMIDGFLRKEGFTRIYQASACAEALEVCRTINPDIAILDVMLPDGDGFGLLAALRQSSDMPVLFLSARGEDEDRLLGLGLGADDYIVKPFLPRELILRLTAILRRVYLPPMKEQRPVFVSGDRIVDLEGGIVQHGSKEYPLTAKEIALLSKLYENRNRIVTSDALCQAAWNDDYYGYENTLMVHIRRIREKIEDNPSAPEHLLTIRGLGYKLLIKEG, encoded by the coding sequence ATGGGTGATGGAAGAATTGAAGCACAAAAAAAAATACTCATCGTTGACGATGAGCATGAGATCAGAACGATGATCGACGGCTTCCTTCGCAAAGAAGGGTTTACGCGCATCTATCAAGCTTCTGCCTGTGCAGAGGCCTTGGAGGTTTGCCGCACCATCAACCCCGACATTGCCATCTTGGATGTGATGCTGCCCGATGGGGATGGATTCGGTCTTCTGGCCGCTTTGCGGCAAAGCTCGGATATGCCTGTGCTGTTTCTATCGGCGAGAGGTGAAGATGAGGACCGGTTGTTAGGACTGGGACTCGGGGCCGATGACTATATCGTCAAGCCCTTCCTGCCGCGGGAACTCATCCTCCGGCTGACGGCGATCCTCAGGCGGGTATATCTGCCGCCCATGAAAGAGCAGCGTCCCGTCTTCGTATCAGGCGACCGCATCGTCGATCTGGAGGGCGGGATCGTACAGCATGGCAGCAAGGAGTATCCGCTTACGGCCAAAGAGATCGCGCTGCTGTCCAAGCTGTATGAGAACCGCAACCGTATCGTCACCAGCGATGCGCTGTGTCAGGCCGCTTGGAACGATGATTATTACGGCTACGAGAATACCCTGATGGTGCATATCCGCCGCATTCGCGAGAAGATCGAGGACAACCCGTCGGCGCCGGAACATCTGCTGACGATCCGCGGCTTGGGATACAAATTGCTGATCAAAGAGGGGTAG
- a CDS encoding ABC transporter ATP-binding protein, with protein sequence MEQVIATQQLSKRYGNVYRVKQVNLTVQEGEIYGFLGPNGAGKSTTLKMILGLVRPTEGKVTVFGKDLDSNRRQILAQTGALIESPSFYGHLTGLENMRVVQRLRDVPDQNVKEALSIVRLDKAKDKRVDQYSLGMKQRLGIAMALVSFPKLLILDEPTNGLDPAGIGEIRELIKSLPQRYEMTVLISSHLLSEIEQIATSVGIIHEGEMLFQGSLEQLQNRSRPAIKIKTGNNPMAQHMLLRQGYAPVQDGEFLALEGLRDEQAAEINRLLVTNDIDVLRIEEHKKNLESIFLDMTGKESSL encoded by the coding sequence ATGGAGCAAGTCATTGCAACGCAACAGCTTTCTAAACGATATGGTAATGTTTATCGCGTAAAGCAGGTGAATCTAACGGTCCAAGAAGGAGAAATCTACGGTTTCCTAGGCCCAAACGGAGCGGGCAAGTCCACAACTTTGAAGATGATCCTGGGATTAGTTCGTCCCACGGAGGGCAAGGTGACCGTCTTCGGCAAGGACTTGGACAGCAACCGCCGCCAGATCCTGGCGCAAACGGGGGCCCTCATCGAATCCCCGTCCTTCTACGGGCATCTCACCGGCCTCGAGAATATGCGGGTCGTTCAGAGACTGCGGGATGTACCCGACCAAAATGTAAAGGAAGCGCTGAGCATCGTGCGTTTGGACAAGGCCAAGGACAAAAGGGTGGATCAGTACTCGCTGGGAATGAAACAGCGGCTCGGAATTGCGATGGCGCTGGTGTCTTTTCCGAAGCTGCTCATCCTGGACGAACCTACGAATGGACTGGATCCGGCAGGGATCGGCGAAATCCGTGAGCTGATTAAGTCTCTGCCGCAGCGGTATGAGATGACCGTGCTGATCTCCAGCCATCTGCTGTCCGAGATCGAACAGATCGCCACCTCGGTGGGCATCATCCACGAAGGAGAGATGCTGTTCCAAGGCAGTCTGGAGCAGCTCCAGAACCGAAGCCGTCCTGCGATCAAGATCAAGACCGGCAACAATCCGATGGCGCAGCACATGCTCCTTCGACAAGGGTACGCCCCGGTACAGGACGGAGAGTTTCTCGCCTTGGAAGGGCTCAGGGATGAACAGGCGGCAGAGATCAATCGCTTGTTGGTGACAAACGACATCGATGTGCTGCGGATCGAAGAACATAAGAAGAATCTCGAGAGCATCTTCCTCGATATGACAGGAAAGGAGAGCAGTCTGTAG
- a CDS encoding ABC transporter permease translates to MRAVGLEWYKLRRKRVGLMVILFLLVEIGWAFAATSMSISRRPDQAGWEPLIAMVSSMNGLFLPILTAICVSRICDMEHKGSTWKLLLTLSVRRGTLYAAKYLTAVLVMLAVCLLQATAMTAFGMVHDFEPAVSFVLLGRFVLGTMLTTMILIALQQWASMAVKNQAFALALGMVGGFLGLTGDLLPVQVSRFLIWSYYTGLSPITQSYTDESLHFIVREAAPMLPVMAALIAVGAVIYAAGSVHVSRQDV, encoded by the coding sequence GTGCGTGCGGTCGGTCTTGAATGGTATAAATTGCGTCGCAAACGGGTAGGGTTGATGGTCATTTTATTTTTGCTTGTGGAGATCGGCTGGGCTTTCGCGGCAACGAGCATGTCGATCTCCCGCCGTCCCGATCAAGCGGGGTGGGAACCGCTGATCGCTATGGTCTCATCGATGAATGGGTTATTCCTGCCCATCCTCACAGCGATCTGTGTCTCCCGCATCTGCGATATGGAGCATAAGGGCAGCACATGGAAACTGCTGTTAACCCTGTCTGTCAGGCGCGGGACGCTGTATGCGGCGAAATATCTAACCGCGGTCCTCGTCATGCTTGCAGTATGTTTGCTGCAGGCGACGGCTATGACGGCATTTGGGATGGTCCATGATTTTGAACCGGCGGTGTCCTTCGTGCTGCTGGGCCGATTCGTGCTCGGGACGATGCTGACGACGATGATCCTCATCGCTCTGCAGCAATGGGCATCGATGGCCGTGAAGAACCAGGCTTTTGCTTTGGCGCTTGGGATGGTCGGCGGGTTCTTAGGACTTACCGGGGATCTCCTTCCGGTCCAAGTGAGCAGGTTCTTGATCTGGTCGTACTACACGGGGTTAAGTCCGATTACGCAAAGCTATACCGATGAGAGCTTACATTTTATCGTACGAGAGGCGGCCCCGATGCTGCCTGTGATGGCTGCGCTCATCGCCGTCGGCGCGGTGATCTATGCGGCGGGCAGTGTTCATGTATCGAGACAAGACGTATAG
- a CDS encoding ABC transporter permease gives MLKRCISAEWMKLRRSRIWWILLILPILSVLVGTANYYMNQGVLMKEWYSLWSQVGLFYGEFFFPILIAILGSYMWRLEHLNKNWNLIMSAPVSAAGIFLAKWIVVGVLLALVQLFFFALYLAGGKLAGLTSSLPGELAGWLLRGWIAALTISALQLALSMRIRSFAAPIGIGLCGVLIGLAMFVAHLGMFFPHSLLTMGMGVLSQAGLTSGELLTFAVMNLFYMAVIIAWAVNRMRKSDVAA, from the coding sequence ATGTTAAAACGATGTATCTCTGCGGAATGGATGAAGCTGCGACGTTCGCGGATCTGGTGGATCTTGCTGATCCTGCCGATCCTCAGCGTATTGGTAGGCACTGCGAATTACTATATGAACCAGGGTGTATTAATGAAAGAGTGGTACAGTCTATGGTCGCAGGTCGGTTTGTTTTATGGCGAGTTTTTCTTCCCGATCCTGATCGCGATTCTCGGCTCGTACATGTGGCGGTTGGAACACCTCAACAAGAACTGGAACCTGATCATGTCCGCGCCGGTCTCTGCTGCCGGCATCTTCCTGGCGAAGTGGATCGTCGTCGGCGTGCTGTTGGCGTTGGTGCAGCTGTTCTTCTTCGCCTTGTATCTCGCAGGCGGCAAATTAGCCGGACTCACCTCCAGTCTCCCCGGGGAACTGGCAGGTTGGCTGCTTCGGGGCTGGATCGCGGCGCTTACGATCAGCGCTTTGCAGTTAGCACTGTCCATGCGGATTCGCAGTTTCGCTGCTCCGATCGGGATTGGTTTGTGCGGGGTGCTCATCGGACTGGCAATGTTTGTGGCACATCTGGGGATGTTTTTTCCGCATTCGCTGCTCACCATGGGGATGGGGGTCCTCAGTCAGGCGGGTTTGACGTCCGGGGAGCTGCTTACCTTCGCGGTGATGAACCTGTTCTACATGGCGGTGATCATCGCATGGGCTGTGAATCGGATGCGCAAGTCCGATGTTGCAGCTTAA
- a CDS encoding AraC family transcriptional regulator: MLKELNQVMDYIEQHLTEEISLEEISRYAGVSDYHFRKIFYYLSGMTLSEYIRNRRLSEANKDLLNKESVTDVAYKYGYESIDGFTRAFKAWSGFLPSEVAKTGVSKMFPKLSFYIDVKGGQSMDYKIVEMPAFKFAGVSKRVPMQFEGVNQAIVDLANSITQEKREAMHALQNIEPREIVNVSYEHDYQFMKDEGELTHLIGVLTTEDEVSDLLDVLEVPAYTWAVFPNEGPFPDTLQQTYARIYSEWLPASDYEVIQAPAFSFTKFNEDQPGDAYSEVWMPVRKKG, from the coding sequence GTGCTTAAAGAGTTGAATCAAGTGATGGATTATATCGAGCAGCACTTAACAGAGGAGATCTCTCTTGAGGAAATATCCCGATACGCCGGAGTGTCGGATTATCATTTTCGAAAAATCTTCTATTATCTATCCGGCATGACCTTGAGTGAATACATCAGGAACAGGCGGCTGTCAGAAGCCAACAAAGATCTGTTAAATAAAGAAAGTGTCACGGATGTCGCCTACAAATATGGCTATGAATCCATCGATGGTTTCACTCGGGCCTTTAAAGCGTGGAGCGGATTCTTGCCGTCGGAGGTTGCCAAAACAGGCGTCAGCAAGATGTTCCCCAAGCTTTCATTCTATATCGATGTAAAAGGAGGACAAAGTATGGACTATAAGATCGTGGAGATGCCGGCTTTTAAATTTGCAGGAGTCAGCAAACGGGTGCCCATGCAGTTTGAAGGTGTGAACCAAGCCATCGTTGACTTGGCTAACAGTATCACGCAAGAGAAAAGAGAAGCGATGCATGCCTTGCAAAACATAGAGCCTCGTGAGATCGTAAATGTTTCCTACGAGCATGACTATCAATTTATGAAGGATGAGGGGGAACTGACTCACTTAATCGGCGTTCTAACAACGGAAGACGAGGTGAGCGATCTTCTGGATGTGCTCGAAGTTCCGGCATATACATGGGCTGTCTTTCCCAATGAAGGTCCGTTCCCTGATACTTTGCAGCAGACCTATGCCCGAATTTATTCCGAATGGCTGCCTGCCTCGGATTATGAAGTCATCCAAGCACCTGCATTTTCTTTTACAAAGTTCAATGAGGATCAGCCGGGGGATGCTTACAGTGAAGTATGGATGCCTGTTCGTAAGAAGGGGTAG
- a CDS encoding HD domain-containing protein: protein MEDLIEKAIIFAAKAHGGQTRKGTNIPYITHPYAVGMYLLKAKCSEEVIAAGILHDTLEDTDTTFEELAAAFGVRVANLVAAASENDKSLPWEARKQQTIDHLKQASLEEIQVITADKLHNLRSIRADLHLHGNEIWERFKRGKREQHWYYAGIVKALTARNLRFRLIRELREEVEVVFGSLEMLTEEEIDLLFSCAYLHISEEIREELAARHLISLAESVIREAEKIYRNQHELTTYELVTAKLEDLHSRGIKFETNSEGPFILASFCIALQNKMQWSDQELYKHFKRNAARL from the coding sequence ATGGAAGATTTGATTGAGAAAGCCATTATTTTTGCAGCCAAGGCGCATGGAGGCCAGACCAGAAAAGGAACCAATATTCCTTATATCACGCATCCATATGCGGTTGGCATGTATCTGCTTAAAGCGAAGTGCTCGGAGGAAGTCATCGCGGCAGGAATCTTGCATGACACGCTGGAGGATACCGACACGACATTTGAGGAATTGGCTGCAGCGTTTGGCGTGAGGGTCGCAAACCTTGTTGCAGCAGCATCTGAGAATGATAAGAGTTTACCGTGGGAAGCTAGAAAACAGCAAACCATCGATCATTTGAAACAAGCATCCCTGGAAGAGATTCAAGTGATTACAGCCGACAAATTACATAACTTGAGATCCATTCGAGCGGATCTTCATCTCCATGGCAATGAGATATGGGAACGTTTTAAACGGGGAAAACGAGAACAACATTGGTATTACGCCGGGATTGTGAAAGCGTTAACAGCAAGGAACTTGCGATTCCGTTTGATTCGAGAACTAAGAGAGGAAGTAGAGGTGGTTTTCGGATCCTTAGAAATGCTTACTGAAGAAGAAATTGATCTGCTTTTCTCTTGCGCATATTTGCATATAAGTGAGGAGATTAGAGAGGAATTAGCTGCTAGACATCTGATTTCGTTGGCGGAATCTGTCATCCGCGAAGCCGAAAAGATCTACCGGAATCAACATGAGCTTACAACGTACGAACTTGTAACGGCGAAATTAGAAGATCTCCATTCCAGGGGAATCAAGTTCGAAACGAATTCGGAAGGGCCGTTTATACTGGCATCCTTTTGTATCGCCTTGCAAAACAAAATGCAATGGTCGGATCAAGAACTGTATAAGCACTTTAAAAGGAATGCCGCCAGACTATAA
- a CDS encoding AAA family ATPase gives MVDLNRGIYIITGIMASGKTTIAQLLAEQFDKSVHVHGDVFRKMIVKGRLEMTPDYSEHALEQLKLRYRLTAQTAEMYYKTGFTVVVQDNYLGDMVHWFLDQFESEPIYYITLNPSVEAVKAREKHRNKKGYITWDVETLHESLNKENPRIGLWIDSSDLTPEETLSEIIKRAGREARMK, from the coding sequence ATGGTGGATCTTAATAGGGGAATCTATATTATCACAGGGATCATGGCTTCGGGGAAGACGACGATTGCGCAGCTGCTGGCGGAGCAGTTTGATAAGAGTGTACACGTCCATGGGGATGTGTTTCGAAAGATGATCGTCAAGGGAAGACTGGAGATGACACCGGATTATTCTGAACATGCGTTGGAACAATTGAAGCTTCGCTACCGTCTAACAGCCCAAACAGCGGAGATGTATTACAAAACCGGATTTACCGTTGTTGTGCAGGATAATTATTTGGGAGATATGGTACATTGGTTTCTTGACCAATTTGAATCCGAGCCTATTTACTACATTACATTAAATCCGAGCGTCGAAGCAGTTAAAGCAAGAGAGAAACATCGGAATAAGAAGGGTTATATCACCTGGGATGTTGAAACGCTTCATGAATCGCTGAACAAAGAAAACCCAAGGATCGGACTCTGGATCGACTCATCAGATTTGACCCCTGAAGAAACATTATCTGAGATCATCAAACGTGCAGGACGGGAGGCGAGAATGAAATAA
- a CDS encoding alpha/beta hydrolase has protein sequence MNENWTLPEDYILEIIEVEGITMEWVQPRDTMPDRAILQLHGGAYTRSLEDNGITYRRAAVQYSKLSGAGVLTVDYRVAPEHPFPAALEDALLAYKWLLDEGYQPEHIIIAGDSAGGGLTLAMTLYLRDHQMPMPAALITMSAWTNLNYKRWTPPYVGDEKQEEMRFWLMIPLGLQKKLRMQVFM, from the coding sequence TTGAATGAAAACTGGACATTGCCAGAGGATTATATTCTTGAAATCATAGAAGTGGAAGGAATCACAATGGAATGGGTACAGCCAAGGGATACCATGCCTGATCGAGCAATTCTGCAGCTTCATGGCGGAGCTTATACTCGTTCTCTGGAGGACAATGGAATAACTTATCGGCGCGCTGCTGTACAATATTCCAAACTAAGCGGAGCTGGAGTATTGACGGTGGACTACCGAGTTGCTCCTGAACACCCGTTTCCAGCTGCATTAGAGGATGCATTGCTGGCGTATAAATGGCTGTTGGATGAGGGGTACCAACCAGAACATATCATTATTGCGGGTGATTCGGCCGGCGGCGGACTTACCCTTGCAATGACGCTTTATCTTAGAGATCATCAAATGCCCATGCCCGCGGCTTTGATCACGATGTCTGCGTGGACGAATTTAAATTATAAACGGTGGACACCCCCATATGTTGGTGACGAAAAGCAGGAGGAGATGAGGTTCTGGTTGATGATACCATTAGGGTTGCAGAAAAAGCTAAGGATGCAGGTGTTTATGTGA